CTGTAGCAGTCATACCTCTCTTTAACATAACAGGCTTATCTACATTTCCAAGTTCTTTAAGCAAACTGTAGTTTTGCATATTTCTTGACCCAACTTGATATACATCTACTAGGTCATATGCCCTTTCTACGTCCCTCGGATCCATTATCTCTGATATAACTTTCATATTATATTTTTTGCCTACATCTCTTAAATACTTTAATCCTTGAAAACCCAATCCTTGAAAACTATAAGGAGATGTTCTAGGTTTAAACGCCCCTCCTCTTAAAACATTTACTCCCAACTTATTTAAAAATTTAGCTGTAGCTTCTAGCTGTTCATAGTTTTCCACTGCACAGGGACCAGCTATAATAGTAAATTCTCCATCTCCTATTTTCACTCCATTTCCTAGATCTATCACCTTTTTTTTATTACTACTACT
Above is a genomic segment from Clostridiisalibacter paucivorans DSM 22131 containing:
- the aroF gene encoding 3-deoxy-7-phosphoheptulonate synthase; its protein translation is MDIKLVSSSNKKKVIDLGNGVKIGDGEFTIIAGPCAVENYEQLEATAKFLNKLGVNVLRGGAFKPRTSPYSFQGLGFQGLKYLRDVGKKYNMKVISEIMDPRDVERAYDLVDVYQVGSRNMQNYSLLKELGNVDKPVMLKRGMTATVNEWLMAAEYIALEGNDNIILCERGIRTFENYTRNTLDLTVVPIVKSLSKLPIIVDPSHGTGMRELVATMARASVVVSADGIMVEVHPSPDNALSDGFQSLDFSMMNELINQVDILKKYMNELE